A window of the Cannabis sativa cultivar Pink pepper isolate KNU-18-1 chromosome X, ASM2916894v1, whole genome shotgun sequence genome harbors these coding sequences:
- the LOC115702752 gene encoding protein MRG1 isoform X1: MGNSSKDDSLTDGDASSGDAPPSKTSLYTEGEKVLAYHGPRIYEAKVQKAELMKKEWKFFVHYLGWNKSWDEWVGADRLMKLTEENVLKQQELDKKQGVDKNVKSGRSAHTRPKSSADVKAEKEDTKTNVVKTKKRKTESVAEKEGASSEKSVKIQIPSTLRKQLVDDWDFVNQQDKLVKLPRSPTVDEILSKYLDYRSKKENTTSDSLAEILKGIRCYFDKALPVMLLYKKERKQFQDVVLDDMSPSNIYGAEHLLRLFVKLPELLAYVSIEEETLTRLQQKLTDFLKFLQKNQSTFFLSTYDSIKGVEGKGKGKDD; this comes from the exons ATGGGAAACTCATCCAAAGACGACTCCCTCACCGACGGTGACGCCTCCAGCGGCGACGCTCCACCCTCAAAAACCAGCCTTTACACCGAGGGTGAGAAGGTCCTCGCTTACCATGGTCCTCGCATCTACGAAGCTAAG GTTCAAAAGGCTGAGCTCATGAAAAAAGAATGGAAATTCTTCGTTCACTATCTT GGTTGGAATAAAAG TTGGGACGAATGGGTAGGGGCTGATCGATTGATGAAACTTACCGAAGAGAATGTGTTGAAGCAGCAAGAGCTTGACAAAAAGCAGGGTGTGGACAAGAATGTAAAATCGGGACGTTCTGCACATACGAGACCTAAAAGTTCTGCTG ATGTTAAGGCTGAGAAAGAGGACACTAAGACCAATG TGGTGAAAACAAAGAAACGGAAGACTGAATCAGTTGCTGAG AAGGAGGGTGCTTCTTCGGAGAAGTCTGTAAAGATTCAAATTCCATCAACACTCAGAAAACAGCTTGTAGATGATTGGGACTTTGTTAATCAGCAGGATAAA CTTGTCAAACTTCCTCGTTCGCCAACGGTTGATGAAATTCTATCGAAGTACCTTGATTATCGTTCAAAGAAGGAAAACAC GACGTCTGATTCCTTAGCAGAAATcttgaaaggaataagatgttACTTTGATAAAGCACTTCCAGTTATGCTCTTATATAAGAAAGAGCGCAagcaatttcaggatgttgTCCTAGATGATATGTCTCCATCAAACATATATGGCGCCGAACATTTGCTAAGACTCTTTG TTAAGTTGCCTGAGTTATTGGCGTATGTAAGCATAGAGGAGGAAACACTGACACGCTTGCAACAGAAACTGACTGATTTTCTTAA GTTTTTGCAGAAAAACCAGAGTACATTCTTCCTTTCAACCTACGATAGCATTAAAGGGGTTGAAGGAAAGGGCAAGGGGAAAGACGACTGA
- the LOC115702752 gene encoding protein MRG1 isoform X2 encodes MGNSSKDDSLTDGDASSGDAPPSKTSLYTEGEKVLAYHGPRIYEAKVQKAELMKKEWKFFVHYLGWNKSWDEWVGADRLMKLTEENVLKQQELDKKQGVDKNVKSGRSAHTRPKSSADVKAEKEDTKTNVVKTKKRKTESVAEEGASSEKSVKIQIPSTLRKQLVDDWDFVNQQDKLVKLPRSPTVDEILSKYLDYRSKKENTTSDSLAEILKGIRCYFDKALPVMLLYKKERKQFQDVVLDDMSPSNIYGAEHLLRLFVKLPELLAYVSIEEETLTRLQQKLTDFLKFLQKNQSTFFLSTYDSIKGVEGKGKGKDD; translated from the exons ATGGGAAACTCATCCAAAGACGACTCCCTCACCGACGGTGACGCCTCCAGCGGCGACGCTCCACCCTCAAAAACCAGCCTTTACACCGAGGGTGAGAAGGTCCTCGCTTACCATGGTCCTCGCATCTACGAAGCTAAG GTTCAAAAGGCTGAGCTCATGAAAAAAGAATGGAAATTCTTCGTTCACTATCTT GGTTGGAATAAAAG TTGGGACGAATGGGTAGGGGCTGATCGATTGATGAAACTTACCGAAGAGAATGTGTTGAAGCAGCAAGAGCTTGACAAAAAGCAGGGTGTGGACAAGAATGTAAAATCGGGACGTTCTGCACATACGAGACCTAAAAGTTCTGCTG ATGTTAAGGCTGAGAAAGAGGACACTAAGACCAATG TGGTGAAAACAAAGAAACGGAAGACTGAATCAGTTGCTGAG GAGGGTGCTTCTTCGGAGAAGTCTGTAAAGATTCAAATTCCATCAACACTCAGAAAACAGCTTGTAGATGATTGGGACTTTGTTAATCAGCAGGATAAA CTTGTCAAACTTCCTCGTTCGCCAACGGTTGATGAAATTCTATCGAAGTACCTTGATTATCGTTCAAAGAAGGAAAACAC GACGTCTGATTCCTTAGCAGAAATcttgaaaggaataagatgttACTTTGATAAAGCACTTCCAGTTATGCTCTTATATAAGAAAGAGCGCAagcaatttcaggatgttgTCCTAGATGATATGTCTCCATCAAACATATATGGCGCCGAACATTTGCTAAGACTCTTTG TTAAGTTGCCTGAGTTATTGGCGTATGTAAGCATAGAGGAGGAAACACTGACACGCTTGCAACAGAAACTGACTGATTTTCTTAA GTTTTTGCAGAAAAACCAGAGTACATTCTTCCTTTCAACCTACGATAGCATTAAAGGGGTTGAAGGAAAGGGCAAGGGGAAAGACGACTGA
- the LOC115702752 gene encoding protein MRG1 isoform X3, whose protein sequence is MEILRSLSWIQKSLLWLGHLANSWDEWVGADRLMKLTEENVLKQQELDKKQGVDKNVKSGRSAHTRPKSSADVKAEKEDTKTNVVKTKKRKTESVAEKEGASSEKSVKIQIPSTLRKQLVDDWDFVNQQDKLVKLPRSPTVDEILSKYLDYRSKKENTTSDSLAEILKGIRCYFDKALPVMLLYKKERKQFQDVVLDDMSPSNIYGAEHLLRLFVKLPELLAYVSIEEETLTRLQQKLTDFLKFLQKNQSTFFLSTYDSIKGVEGKGKGKDD, encoded by the exons ATGGAAATTCTTCGTTCACTATCTT GGATACAGAAATCATTACTATGGCTTGGACATCTTGCCAACAGTTGGGACGAATGGGTAGGGGCTGATCGATTGATGAAACTTACCGAAGAGAATGTGTTGAAGCAGCAAGAGCTTGACAAAAAGCAGGGTGTGGACAAGAATGTAAAATCGGGACGTTCTGCACATACGAGACCTAAAAGTTCTGCTG ATGTTAAGGCTGAGAAAGAGGACACTAAGACCAATG TGGTGAAAACAAAGAAACGGAAGACTGAATCAGTTGCTGAG AAGGAGGGTGCTTCTTCGGAGAAGTCTGTAAAGATTCAAATTCCATCAACACTCAGAAAACAGCTTGTAGATGATTGGGACTTTGTTAATCAGCAGGATAAA CTTGTCAAACTTCCTCGTTCGCCAACGGTTGATGAAATTCTATCGAAGTACCTTGATTATCGTTCAAAGAAGGAAAACAC GACGTCTGATTCCTTAGCAGAAATcttgaaaggaataagatgttACTTTGATAAAGCACTTCCAGTTATGCTCTTATATAAGAAAGAGCGCAagcaatttcaggatgttgTCCTAGATGATATGTCTCCATCAAACATATATGGCGCCGAACATTTGCTAAGACTCTTTG TTAAGTTGCCTGAGTTATTGGCGTATGTAAGCATAGAGGAGGAAACACTGACACGCTTGCAACAGAAACTGACTGATTTTCTTAA GTTTTTGCAGAAAAACCAGAGTACATTCTTCCTTTCAACCTACGATAGCATTAAAGGGGTTGAAGGAAAGGGCAAGGGGAAAGACGACTGA
- the LOC115702751 gene encoding probable cinnamyl alcohol dehydrogenase: MGERRVIGWAARDTTGLLSSYSFNLRKTGPEDVVIKVLYCGIDHTDLHQMRNEIHSTNYPLVPGHEVVGEVEELGSEVRKFRVGDKVGVGCIIGSCGKCSSCKSNNENYCADRIFTTGGTYPDGAPTHGGFSSTMVVHQAFVVRMPNKLAPEQAAPLLCGGVTAYSPLKQFTKGYSNEDVLRVGILGLGGVGHLGVIIAKAMGHHVTVISSSSKKKEEALEHLGADSYLVSSDSAEMEAAAGSLDYILDTVPAHHNIKAYLSLLKVEGRLVIVGASPQPLQFIASDLILGKKTIGGSFIGSIEETEELLEFWAEKGLKTMIEVVKTDYVNKAFERMERNDVRYRFVLDVAGSNLH; the protein is encoded by the exons ATGGGAGAAAGAAGAGTAATTGGTTGGGCTGCAAGAGACACAACTGGGCTTCTGTCTTCCTATTCATTCAATCTCAG GAAAACAGGTCCAGAAGATGTAGTGATAAAGGTATTGTACTGTGGAATTGATCATACAGATCTTCATCAAATGAGGAATGAGATTCATTCAACTAATTACCCTTTGGTACCAGG TCATGAAGTAGTGGGAGAAGTTGAAGAGTTGGGTTCAGAAGTGAGAAAATTCAGAGTTGGGGACAAAGTGGGAGTAGGCTGCATAATTGGGTCTTGTGGGAAATGCTCTTCCTGCAAATCAAACAATGAAAACTACTGCGCCGATAGAATTTTCACCACCGGCGGCACCTACCCAGATGGAGCTCCCACCCATGGAGGTTTCTCCTCTACCATGGTGGTTCACCAAGC GTTTGTTGTACGAATGCCAAACAAACTAGCACCGGAACAGGCGGCTCCACTATTGTGTGGCGGGGTAACAGCTTACAGTCCTTTGAAACAATTCACTAAAGGGTATTCAAATGAGGATGTGTTGAGAGTTGGAATATTAGGGTTGGGAGGAGTTGGGCATTTGGGGGTTATCATAGCCAAGGCAATGGGACACCATGTGACAGTGATAAGCTCTTCTAGTAAGAAAAAGGAGGAGGCTTTAGAGCATTTGGGGGCTGATTCTTACCTGGTTAGCTCCGACTCGGCAGAGATGGAGGCAGCAGCCGGTAGTCTAGACTACATTCTAGACACTGTTCCGGCACATCACAACATAAAAGCCTACCTTTCGTTGTTAAAGGTTGAAGGAAGGCTAGTGATAGTTGGGGCATCTCCTCAGCCACTTCAGTTTATAGCCAGTGACTTGATTCTAG GGAAGAAGACTATTGGAGGAAGCTTCATCGGAAGCATAGAAGAAACTGAGGAGCTATTAGAGTTTTGGGCAGAGAAAGGTTTGAAGACAATGATTGAGGTGGTGAAGACGGATTATGTGAACAAGGCATTCGAGAGGATGGAAAGAAACGATGTTAGATATAGGTTTGTTCTAGATGTGGCCGGAAGCAACCTCCATTGA